AATTGCACCACAACATCCGGACCGGCAACGAACGCACCGAAGCCCCCCAGAGCCTTGCCGAGTGTCCCCATATGGAGATCGATATCCGTCAGGCACCCAAGATACTCCCCGGTTCCCTTGCCGCTATCACCGAGCACGCCGGTGCCATGCGCGTCATCCACCATAAGCAGGCAATCGTAGCGTTTTTTCAGGGCCACAAGTTCCGGCAACGGGGCAAGGTCGCCATCCATACTGAAAACGCCGTCGGTAACGATCAGCCACTGTCCTTTGCGCAACGGGGCTTCCTTCGCCATGAGACGTTCCAAAGCATGGGTGTCCCGGTGCGGATAGACCACGGTTTTGGCCCGACTGAGCCGACAACCGTCGATGATCGAAGCATGGTTGAGGCTGTCGGAAAAAATAACATCGTCCGCTCCCATCAACCCCTGCAAAATGCCGGTGTTGGCTGCGTACCCAGCGTTGAAAAGCAGCGCGCGTTGCGTCCCCTTGAACTGCGCAAGCTTGCTCTCAAGTTCCTCGTGAAGAGCCATGCTGCCGGAGACGAGACGACTGGCGCCGGTACCGGTGCCGCAATCCCTGGTCGCCCGG
This DNA window, taken from Syntrophotalea carbinolica DSM 2380, encodes the following:
- the bioF gene encoding 8-amino-7-oxononanoate synthase — translated: MKLDHWQKTLDHLRDEEMLRGLKTVSGAQRDHVLLDGKDVLLLCSNNYLGLADHPALIEATCRATRDCGTGTGASRLVSGSMALHEELESKLAQFKGTQRALLFNAGYAANTGILQGLMGADDVIFSDSLNHASIIDGCRLSRAKTVVYPHRDTHALERLMAKEAPLRKGQWLIVTDGVFSMDGDLAPLPELVALKKRYDCLLMVDDAHGTGVLGDSGKGTGEYLGCLTDIDLHMGTLGKALGGFGAFVAGPDVVVQFLINRARSFIFSTSLPPGVVAAGIAALDIVNGSEGRQRRMNLQKLCTLFTGQLTESLPPEVRGETPIVPILTGDPEPTMRASAWLEAQGIFVQGIRPPTVPQGRCRLRATLMATHQVEDLLRAADLIRKVLSA